Part of the Helicobacter sp. MIT 21-1697 genome is shown below.
AGGTGCGTTCTTTGGTTGTTAAAGAGAAATTTAGAGGATTAGGCTTAGGAAGCAAACTTATACAAATGGCATTGCAAGAGGGAAGAGAGCTTGGCATAAAGGAAGTTTTAACGCTTACTTATAAAGCGAATTTGTTTCAAAGGTTAGGTTTTGCTATAATAGAAAAATCGTTTTTGCCAAATCACAAAATATGGGCGGATTGTATCAAATGCAAACATTTTCCAATATGCGACGAAATAGCACTCATAAACAAACTCTCATAGCTTTTGTTTTATTTGTAGGTCTTTATATTTATGAGAGTCTAGCAAGTATGTGGATATGGCTACCACCATTTATTGGTGTATGCTTTATTTTGTTTTTGCGTTTTGATAAAGAAGATAATGTTTATGGATTCTTAGCTATACTTTGGGGAGTAGCTCTTATAGAGGCACAGAATAATTTACCTCTAGGTATGGTTTTTGGTTTATTTTTATTTCTTTCTTGGTTTGTTGTCTCTCGGATTCAGATTATATTAAGCACACTTCGCACAGCAAGGATTGTTTATGTTATTTTAACCTATGTGAGTTTTTATATTATGCTCTCTTTATTTGATGCTTTTATGGGAAGTGCTATTACCCCGAGTATATGGATTGTATTCTATTATATTAGTATTGAAATTCTTATAGTGATATTCCTATGATTAATTTGCGTTATCGGTTGCTTATTTTCTTTTTTATCGCAGTGTGGTTTATTATTCTCATACGTCTTTTTGTGGTAAATGTTATTAATCACGAGTATTATGAAAAGTTTGCCGAGAAAAATATTACAAAAACTGAAGTGCTCGTGCCAATGCGTGGGTTAATTTTTGATAGAAATACTGAACCTTTAGCAATCAATGAAATAGGGTTTTCTATCTCACTTATGCCCAAAATACGCAATAATCATATTATAGAATCCGAAATTGAACGCATTATTTCATTTTTACCCTCACTTGATAAAGAAGTGCTGTTCAATCTCTACAAAAAAAATAATCACGCCTATAATCATTCGCCCATAGAAATTGTAAATTTTGTCCCTTACGCACAAATGTTGAGCATTTATGCGTATTTAAAACGTTCCCCTTATGTTGTTATTGCTGCTAATAGTAAGCGCTTATATCCAAATGAAAGTGCGGCTTCGCACGTTATCGGCTATGTGTCAAAGGCAAATGATAAAGACATACAAAATAATCCCCTCTCTCAATACAGCAAAGTTATTGGCAAAGAAGGCATTGAGAAGTTTTATAATTCATATTTGCAAGGTGAGGCAGGATATAGAAAATCTCATATTAATTCTCTCCACAAAGAAATCAAGCTTTTAAAAGAAGATAGTGTGTTTAAACGCAATGATTTATATTTATCACTTGATTTAAAACTCCAAGAGAGCATTGATTCAGAATTTACAGAGCGCTCTGGAGCTGTGATTGTGATGAATGTGCATAATGGCGAGATACTTGCAGCAGGAAGTTATCCTGAATATAACATTAATTGGTTTGTTGATGGCATTAGTTATAAAAATTGGCAGGAGCTTATTGAGAATGTCCATAAACCGCTTATTAATAAGCTTGTATATGGGCGTTATCCGCCCGGCTCTGTTATCAAAATGGGTATGGTTTTGGCATTTTTGCAATATGCTGGCATTACTGAAAGCACCTTAATACAAACACCGCCTTTTATAGAATTTGGTGGGAGAAAGTTCCGCGATTGGAAAGCATCAGGGCACGGCAGTGCTGATGCACTCAAGGCAATTAGAGAATCTGTAGATGTGTATTTTTATTTGCTTTCACAAAGAGCAGGGATTGATAATATGGCGAGTGTGTTGCGCCAAATGGGTATAGGTGAGCTTACAGGCGTGGATATTCCTAATGAAGTAAGTGGCATACTTCCTACGCCTGAATGGAAACTCCAACGTTATGGTGAGCAATGGTATAAGGGTGATACGATTACAACTTCCATTGGACAGGGGTATTTTCTTGCTACACCTATGCAAATTGCTCGTTATACTGCACTTATTGCATCAGGTAAATTGGTAACACCACATTTTGCAAAGGAATTTAATGAGCGGAGAGTAGAATTTGAAGCCAAAGATATTTTAAGTGATTTTCAAAAATCTAAACTTGATATTTTGCGTAAAGGTATGTATCAAGTATGCTCTATGCCCGGTGGGACAGCATATTATCGCACACAAGGCACAAGAGTAAGCCTTGCGTGTAAGACAGGAACAGCGCAAGTGGTAGGTATTCCTCAAGATATACAAAGACGAACGAGAGAGGTAGATATGGAGTATTTTCATCGCTCTCACGCTTGGATTACTGCATTTTTGCCTTATGAGAATCCTCAATATGCAGTTACAATTCTCATAGAACACGGCGGACACGGAGGAAGTGGCGGACCTGTGCTTGTGAAGATTGCAAATAAGCTTAAAGAGCTGGGCTATATTCAATGATTTAAGGAGAGTAAAGTGGGGCATTTGATAGATTCTAAGAGTATTTTGATTACAGGTGGCACCGGGAGTTTTGGTAAAAAATTTGTTGAGATTGTTTTAAAATATCATAATCCAAAGAAAATTATTGTGTATAGTCGCGATGAATTAAAGCAATATGAAATGGCGCAGGTTTTTAATGATAAGCGAATGCGCTATTTTATTGGCGATGTGCGTGATAAAAATCGGCTAGAGAGTGCGCTTGATGGGGTGGATATTTGTATCCACGCGGCTGCACTTAAACACGTGCCTATTGCTGAATACAATCCTATGGAATGTATCAAAACAAATATTGATGGTGCGAGCAATGTCATTAGCGCGTGTTTAAACAATAATGTTGGGCATATTATTGCTCTTAGCACAGATAAAGCTGCAAACCCTATCAATCTCTATGGGGCGACAAAGCTCTGCTCTGATAAACTTTTTATCACCGCGAATAATATTAAAGGCAATAGGGATTGTAAATTCAGTGTAGTGCGCTATGGGAATGTTGTGGGTTCGCGTGGTTCGGTTATTCCATTTTTTCAAAAGCTTATTCAACAAGGAGCAAAGGAGTTGCCTATTACTGATGAGCGTATGAGTAGATTTTTTATTACTCTAGAATCTGGCGTAGAATTTGTGCTTACAAACCTTGAGCGTATGCACGGAGGTGAGATATTTATACCAAAGATTCCAAGTGTGAAAATTACACAGCTTGCACACGCACTTGCTCCTTACTTACCCCATAAAATTATTGGCATACGTCCGGGCGAAAAACTCCACGAAGTAATGGTGCCACGCGATGATTCACATTTGTGCGTGGAATTTGAACACTTTTTTATCCTTATGCCTACTATTAATTTTCAAACACCTGTTGATTATTACAAAACACTTAAGGGAGAGAGTGGAGTGCCTGTGCAATCGGGCT
Proteins encoded:
- the pseB gene encoding UDP-N-acetylglucosamine 4,6-dehydratase (inverting), with product MIDSKSILITGGTGSFGKKFVEIVLKYHNPKKIIVYSRDELKQYEMAQVFNDKRMRYFIGDVRDKNRLESALDGVDICIHAAALKHVPIAEYNPMECIKTNIDGASNVISACLNNNVGHIIALSTDKAANPINLYGATKLCSDKLFITANNIKGNRDCKFSVVRYGNVVGSRGSVIPFFQKLIQQGAKELPITDERMSRFFITLESGVEFVLTNLERMHGGEIFIPKIPSVKITQLAHALAPYLPHKIIGIRPGEKLHEVMVPRDDSHLCVEFEHFFILMPTINFQTPVDYYKTLKGESGVPVQSGFEYSSESNSWWLEKDEILKIIQK
- a CDS encoding N-acetyltransferase produces the protein MEFEIIKPTLADIPQMREIVSVEVKNGVILERSEDEMANAIRSYQLAREIKSGEIAGFCALYVYSKDLAEVRSLVVKEKFRGLGLGSKLIQMALQEGRELGIKEVLTLTYKANLFQRLGFAIIEKSFLPNHKIWADCIKCKHFPICDEIALINKLS
- the mrdA gene encoding penicillin-binding protein 2, with translation MINLRYRLLIFFFIAVWFIILIRLFVVNVINHEYYEKFAEKNITKTEVLVPMRGLIFDRNTEPLAINEIGFSISLMPKIRNNHIIESEIERIISFLPSLDKEVLFNLYKKNNHAYNHSPIEIVNFVPYAQMLSIYAYLKRSPYVVIAANSKRLYPNESAASHVIGYVSKANDKDIQNNPLSQYSKVIGKEGIEKFYNSYLQGEAGYRKSHINSLHKEIKLLKEDSVFKRNDLYLSLDLKLQESIDSEFTERSGAVIVMNVHNGEILAAGSYPEYNINWFVDGISYKNWQELIENVHKPLINKLVYGRYPPGSVIKMGMVLAFLQYAGITESTLIQTPPFIEFGGRKFRDWKASGHGSADALKAIRESVDVYFYLLSQRAGIDNMASVLRQMGIGELTGVDIPNEVSGILPTPEWKLQRYGEQWYKGDTITTSIGQGYFLATPMQIARYTALIASGKLVTPHFAKEFNERRVEFEAKDILSDFQKSKLDILRKGMYQVCSMPGGTAYYRTQGTRVSLACKTGTAQVVGIPQDIQRRTREVDMEYFHRSHAWITAFLPYENPQYAVTILIEHGGHGGSGGPVLVKIANKLKELGYIQ